The genomic stretch TGCAGCTCAACGTTCCCAAGCTGGCCAACGAAGAGCCCGTCCCGGGCCTCCAGCACAAGTACAAGGAGACGGTGCTCATCTTCCCCAAGCAGGGCCAGACGTGCCACGCCTACTGCACGTACTGCTTCCGCTGGGCGCAGTTCGTCGGGGACGCGGACCTGAAGTTCGCCTCGCGGGAAATCGAGCCGCTGGTGAACTACATCCGCGCGCACCCCGAGGTCACCAACGTGCTGTTCACCGGTGGTGACCCGATGATCATGACCGAGGCCGTGCTGGCCAAGTATATCGAGCCACTGCTGGACATCGAGCACCTGGAGGCCATCCGCATCGGCACCAAGGCGCTGGCCTACTGGCCGCAGCGCTTCGTCACGGATTCGGACGCGGACGACATCCTGCGCCTGTTCGAGAAGGTGGTCGCCTCCGGCAAGAGCCTGGCCTTCATGGCGCATTTCTCTCATCCCAACGAGATGGTCCCCGAGATTGTCCAGGAGGCGGTGCGCCGCATCCGGGGCACCGGCGCGGTCATCCGCACCCAGGCGCCGCTCATCCGCACCATCAACGACACCCCGGACACTTGGGAGAGCATGTGGCGCACGCACCTGCGCCACGGCATGGTGCCGTATTACATGTTCATCGAGCGGGACACGGGGCCGCAGGACTACTTCGCGGTGCCGCTCGCCGAGGCCTACGACATCTTCCGCAACGCCTACCAGAGCGTGTCCGGACTGGCGCGCACGGTGCGCGGCCCGTCGATGTCCTCCACGCCGGGCAAGGTGTGCGTGGACGGTGTGACGGAGATTGCCGGCGAGAAGGTCTTCGTCCTCCACTTCATCCAGGCGCGCGACCCGGAGCTCGTCGGCCGGCCCTTCTTCGCGAAGTACGACGAGAAGGCATCCTGGCTGTTCGACCTCAAGCCCGCGCTGGGCGCCACCCACTTCCCGTGGGAGGAGCCGTCCGCGCAGTCGTAGCCGCCACGCGGCGGGAGGGTTTGTGACTTCCAGCGTCACACGCCCGCGACGCCTCCCAGGCCAGACGAGCACCCACCCGGCACCTTCC from Myxococcus xanthus encodes the following:
- a CDS encoding KamA family radical SAM protein: MSVMSNAALALSTGRRYRAYTTRHLDELTTRAGLSADERLAVQAVAHVLPFRTNSYVVDELIDWAAAPADPIYRLVFPQADMLPTDDVARMADLLSSGASTLELNAAANQIRARLNPHPAGQMQLNVPKLANEEPVPGLQHKYKETVLIFPKQGQTCHAYCTYCFRWAQFVGDADLKFASREIEPLVNYIRAHPEVTNVLFTGGDPMIMTEAVLAKYIEPLLDIEHLEAIRIGTKALAYWPQRFVTDSDADDILRLFEKVVASGKSLAFMAHFSHPNEMVPEIVQEAVRRIRGTGAVIRTQAPLIRTINDTPDTWESMWRTHLRHGMVPYYMFIERDTGPQDYFAVPLAEAYDIFRNAYQSVSGLARTVRGPSMSSTPGKVCVDGVTEIAGEKVFVLHFIQARDPELVGRPFFAKYDEKASWLFDLKPALGATHFPWEEPSAQS